The following coding sequences are from one Gadus macrocephalus chromosome 3, ASM3116895v1 window:
- the si:zfos-323e3.4 gene encoding volume-regulated anion channel subunit LRRC8E: protein MCWIRLLTFNLDLRMIPVGEFKNFATEQNPQFRVLKPWWDVFTEYLCIIMLMIGVFGCTLQLTQDKISCLPSHFSSPTPEAIDCSHIRGYGENETREHTLANPVSPIIREVYGRKNNLDIHQYVFVNHYCYERAVHWYGKYFPYLVVIHTMIFMVVSSFWFKFPGTSSKIELFVTILGKCFNSPWTTRALNEVSEERSEEKLVTLRRNTMSKPPAALEEETVGLLRSSSVKSNSEKKPPETQSSASVLDRKEGEQAKALFEMVKKFRTHVEEADLLYVMYVLQTSFKVFQVVLIIIYSAVLVNNIEIVVRCLVPPELTGFDIYCCNHNKAHLFSKLAYCYISFVGVYGIMCIYTLYWLLHRSLKEYSFEQVRLETGVDDIPDMKNDFAFLLHLSDQYDALYAKRFAVFLSEVSESRLRQVNLNHEWTAKKLRTRLCKNTNERMELHLFMLPGFPDTAYDLPEVESLKLELLSNVTISSGIVKLTALQELALVHCSTKVQQAALTCLKERLKVLHLSFESADQVPLWMYNLQNLHELHLSGLLINEVSRNPALESLRDLKALRVLTIRSNLNKIPTSVGDVALQLRKLCIYNECCKIAAFSSLKKLTNLESLELIGCMLERIPSAVFSLVNLQELDLKDNKLTTVEEILSLQHCRRLVTLRLWYNSISYIPEHISKLQFLETLDISWNKLQKLPSRLFYCTKLKHLDVSHNQITVLPSEVNILQGLQYFSAAFNSLEVLPEELFSCKKLKTLVLGNNRLINLSPRISNLTMLVRLELKGNRIDSLPDEIGDCPSLSLSGLVIEANLVDLLPASVQTKLGSR, encoded by the exons aTGTGCTGGATCCGCCTCCTCACCTTTAATCTGG ACCTCAGGATGATCCCAGTGGGTGAGTTCAAGAACTTTGCCACAGAACAGAATCCACAGTTCCGGGTGCTGAAGCCGTGGTGGGACGTCTTCACGGAGTATCTATGTATCATAATGCTGATGATCGGTGTCTTTGGATGCACCCTACAG CTCACCCAGGACAAGATCTCCTGCCTGCCGAGCCACTTCAGCAGCCCCACTCCAGAGGCCATCGACTGCAGCCACATCCGCGGCTACGGGGAGAACGAGACCCGGGAGCACACGCTGGCCAACCCTGTGAGCCCCATCATCCGCGAGGTGTACGGCCGTAAGAACAACCTGGACATCCACCAGTATGTCTTTGTGAACCACTACTGCTATGAGAGGGCTGTGCATTGGTACGGAAAGTACTTCCCCTATCTGGTGGTCATCCACACAATGATCTTTATGGTGGTCAGCAGCTTCTGGTTCAAGTTTCCTGGGACCTCGTCTAAAATCGAGCTCTTCGTGACCATTCTCGGGAAGTGTTTTAACTCCCCCTGGACCACGAGGGCCCTGAACGAGGTCTCCGAGGAGAGAAGCGAGGAGAAGCTGGTGACTCTACGGAGGAACACCATGTCGAAACCCCCAGCAGCGCTGGAGGAGGAAACAGTGGGGCTCCTGCGGTCGTCCTCCGTCAAGTCCAACTCTGAGAAAAAGCCCCCGGAAACTCAGTCATCGGCCTCGGTTCTGGATCGCAAAGAAGGAGAGCAGGCCAAAGCTCTGTTTGAGATGGTGAAGAAGTTCAGAACGCACGTGGAAGAGGCTGACCTCCTCTATGTTATGTATGTGCTGCAGACATCTTTCAAAGTGTTCCAGGTTGTCCTCATCATTATCTACAGTGCGGTCCTGGTTAATAACATTGAGATTGTGGTGCGTTGCTTGGTTCCTCCTGAGCTGACCGGTTTCGACATCTACTGCTGTAACCACAACAAGGCTCATCTGTTCTCCAAGCTGGCCTACTGCTACATCAGCTTTGTTGGGGTATATGGAATAATGTGCATCTACACCCTATACTGGCTTCTCCATCGTTCTCTAAAAGAGTACTCTTTTGAGCAGGTCAGGTTGGAGACGGGTGTTGACGACATCCCAGATATGAAAAATGACTTTgcattcctcctccacctcagcgACCAATACGATGCTCTTTACGCCAAGCGGTTTGCCGTCTTTCTTTCTGAGGTCAGCGAGTCCCGGCTCCGGCAGGTCAACCTCAACCATGAGTGGACCGCCAAAAAGCTACGGACACGCCTCTGCAAGAACACCAACGAGCGGATGGAACTCCATCTGTTCATGTTGCCCGGTTTCCCTGATACTGCCTACGATCTTCCAGAGGTAGAATCACTGAAGCTGGAGCTCCTCTCTAATGTGACCATCTCCTCTGGCATAGTTAAACTTACTGCTCTCCAGGAGCTGGCGCTCGTCCACTGCTCTACCAAGGTCCAGCAAGCGGCCTTGACCTGCCTTAAGGAGCGGCTGAAGGTCTTGCACTTGTCTTTTGAGAGTGCAGACCAGGTTCCTCTCTGGATGTATAACCTCCAGAACCTGCATGAACTACATTTAAGTGGCCTACTGATCAATGAGGTGTCCCGAAACCCTGCTCTGGAGTCCCTGAGAGACCTCAAAGCTCTCAGGGTCCTCACTATTCGCAGCAACCTCAACAAGATCCCGACCAGTGTAGGGGATGTTGCTTTGCAGCTGCGAAAGCTTTGCATATACAACGAATGTTGCAAGATTGCGGCTTTTAGCAGTCTGAAGAAGTTAACAAACCTGGAATCCTTAGAACTGATTGGATGCATGCTAGAGCGCATCCCCAGCGCCGTCTTCAGCCTGGTGAACCTCCAGGAGCTGGACCTGAAGGACAACAAGCTCACCACTGTGGAGGAGATCCTGAGCCTACAGCATTGCCGGCGTCTGGTGACTCTGCGCCTGTGGTACAACAGCATCAGCTACATCCCGGAGCACATCAGTAAGCTGCAGTTCCTGGAGACGTTGGACATCAGCTGGAACAAGCTCCAGAAGCTCCCTTCCAGATTGTTCTACTGCACCAAGCTCAAGCACCTGGACGTCTCCCACAACCAGATCACTGTGCTCCCGTCCGAGGTGAACATCCTGCAGGGCCTCCAGTACTTCTCGGCGGCCTTCAACTCTCTGGAGGTTCTGCCTGAGGAGCTGTTCTCCTGTAAGAAGCTCAAGACATTGGTTCTGGGCAACAACCGCCTGATCAACTTGAGCCCAAGGATATCAAACCTGACCATGCTGGTCCGGCTTGAGCTGAAAGGGAACCGCATAGATTCTCTTCCTGACGAGATCGGGGATTGTCCCTCGCTGTCCCTCAGTGGGTTGGTCATCGAGGCCAACCTGGTGGATCTACTGCCAGCCTCAGTACAAACTAAACTGGGGAGCAGATGA
- the cdkn2d gene encoding cyclin-dependent kinase 4 inhibitor D isoform X1 gives MVLSQMDAGRALTSAAAKGNTNDVRRILEECRVPPDTVNEFGRTALQVMMMGNTKIASLLLEHGANPNAQDRHGITPAHDAAQTGFLETLQVLVEHGASVNIPDKNGTLPIHIAIREGHRDVVEFLAPRSDLKHANTSGHTAVEVARASCLPDMIDLVFAHIHS, from the exons ATGGTCCTCAGCCAGATGGATGCGGGAAGAGCTTTAACGTCGGCAGCAGCCAAAGGAAACACAAATGATGTACGGAGGATTCTGGAGGAATGCCGGGTGCCTCCCGATACAGTCAATGAATTTGGCAGAACGGCCTTGCAG gtgatgatgatggggaACACCAAGATAGCCAGTCTGCTGTTGGAACACGGAGCCAACCCCAATGCCCAGGACAGACACGGCATCACACCGGCCCATGACGCAGCCCAGACAGGCTTTCTGGAAACCCTGCAGGTTCTGGTGGAGCACGGCGCTTCTGTGAACATCCCAGACAAGAACGGCACACTGCCCATCCACATCGCAATCAGGGAGGGTCACCGGGATGTGGTTGAGTTCCTGGCGCCCCGGTCGGACCTGAAGCACGCCAACACCAGTGGGCACACGGCGGTGGAGGTGGCCAGAGCATCCTGTTTGCCTGACATGATTGACTTGGTGTTTGCCCACATTCACAGCTAG
- the cdkn2d gene encoding cyclin-dependent kinase 4 inhibitor D isoform X2 yields the protein MDAGRALTSAAAKGNTNDVRRILEECRVPPDTVNEFGRTALQVMMMGNTKIASLLLEHGANPNAQDRHGITPAHDAAQTGFLETLQVLVEHGASVNIPDKNGTLPIHIAIREGHRDVVEFLAPRSDLKHANTSGHTAVEVARASCLPDMIDLVFAHIHS from the exons ATGGATGCGGGAAGAGCTTTAACGTCGGCAGCAGCCAAAGGAAACACAAATGATGTACGGAGGATTCTGGAGGAATGCCGGGTGCCTCCCGATACAGTCAATGAATTTGGCAGAACGGCCTTGCAG gtgatgatgatggggaACACCAAGATAGCCAGTCTGCTGTTGGAACACGGAGCCAACCCCAATGCCCAGGACAGACACGGCATCACACCGGCCCATGACGCAGCCCAGACAGGCTTTCTGGAAACCCTGCAGGTTCTGGTGGAGCACGGCGCTTCTGTGAACATCCCAGACAAGAACGGCACACTGCCCATCCACATCGCAATCAGGGAGGGTCACCGGGATGTGGTTGAGTTCCTGGCGCCCCGGTCGGACCTGAAGCACGCCAACACCAGTGGGCACACGGCGGTGGAGGTGGCCAGAGCATCCTGTTTGCCTGACATGATTGACTTGGTGTTTGCCCACATTCACAGCTAG
- the ap1m2 gene encoding AP-1 complex subunit mu-2 yields the protein MSVSAVFLLDLKGKVLICRNYKGDVDMAEIDHFLPLLMQEEEDGLLSPVLLHGSVHFLWIKHSNLYLVATTNKNSNASLVYAFLYKLVEVFTEYFKELEEESIQDNFVVVYELLDELMDFGFPQTTDSKILQEYITQEGTKLEVAKSKVPTTVTNAVSWRSEGIKYKKNEVFIDVIESINVLVNANGSVMSSDIVGSIKLKTMLSGMPELRLGLNDRVLFALTGRDKGKTVTMEDVKFHQCVRLSRFESDRTISFIPPDGESELMSYRINTHVKPLIWIESVIEKFSHSRVEIMVKAKGQFKKQSVANNVEVRIPVPSDADSPRFKASTGHAKYVPEKNLVVWTIKSFPGGKEFLMRAHFGLPSVENDELEGRPPITVNFEIPYFTVSGIQVRYMKIIEKSGYQALPWVRYITQSGDYQLRTNS from the exons ATGTCTGTCTCCGCTGTGTTCCTGCTGGATCTGAAGGGAAAG GTGTTGATATGCCGTAACTACAAAGGCGACGTAGACATGGCCGAGATCGACCATTTCCTGCCCTTACTCAtgcaagaggaagaggatggacTTCTGAGCCCTGTTCTGCTGCACGGCAGCGTCCACTTCTTGTGGATCAAGCACAGCAACCTGTACC TGGTGGCCACGACAAACAAAAACTCCAACGCGTCCCTGGTCTACGCCTTCCTGTACAAGCTGGTGGAG GTGTTCACCGAGTACTTCAAAGAGCTTGAGGAGGAGAGTATCCAAGACAACTTTGTGGTGGTCTACGAGCTTCTGGATGAGCTGATGGACTTTGGCTTCCCCCAGACCACCGACAGCAAGATCCTACAGGA ATACATTACTCAGGAGGGAACTAAGCTGGAGGTGGCTAAAAGCAAGGTCCCCACCACGGTCACCAACGCTGTGTCCTGGAGGTCAGAGGGCATCAAGTACAAGAAGAACGAGGTCTTCATCGACGTCATTGAGTCCATCAATGTTCTG GTGAATGCTAACGGGAGCGTGATGAGCAGTGATATCGTGGGCAGCATCAAACTGAAGACCATGCTCTCCGGCATGCCGGAGTTACGACTCGGCCTCAACGACCGGGTCCTCTTCGCCCTCACTGGAC GTGACAAGGGCAAGACGGTGACAATGGAGGATGTCAAGTTCCACcagtgtgtccgtctgtcccgcTTCGAGAGTGACCGCACCATCTCCTTCATCCCTCCGGACGGGGAGTCGGAGCTCATGTCCTACCGAATTAACACACAC GTGAAGCCTCTCATATGGATAGAGTCGGTCATAGAGAAGTTCTCTCACAGTAGAGTGGAGATCATGGTCAAG GCTAAGGGACAGTTCAAGAAGCAGTCTGTGGCCAACAACGTGGAGGTGAGGATTCCCGTCCCCAGCGACGCGGACTCCCCTAGGTTCAAAGCGAGCACCGGCCACGCTAAATACGTCCCAGAGAAGAACCTGGTTGTGTGGACCATCAAGTCTTTCCCT GGAGGAAAGGAGTTCCTGATGAGGGCTCACTTCGGGCTCCCCAGTGTGGAGAACGATGAGCTGGAAGGCCGGCCCCCGATCACTGTCAACTTTGAGATCCCTTATTTCACCGTCTCAGggattcag GTGCGATATATGAAGATCATAGAGAAAAGCGGCTATCAGGCCCTGCCCTGGGTTCGTTATATCACACAGAGTGGAG ATTACCAGCTGAGGACAAATTCCTAA